DNA sequence from the Dehalococcoidia bacterium genome:
CAACACGGGCTACAGCTCCCCGAACCAGCCTCTTGGCTTTTTCGGTTGCTGCGACGGTGTCTGTAGTGATCCACGAGCATTGCTCTCTGATATTGGCCATCTCGAAATAATACGGGTTTATGCCGGTGTCTCGGAGAACTCCCTGAAAGGTGACTTCGTGCATGCGAGGCGAGCAGGATGCCACCACCACTCGATTGAGCCCCAGTTCGCGGATATCCTTTTTGATCATCTCCTGGCCCGGCTCCGAGCACATGAACTGGTTCTGGCGGGCCACGGCCACCTTGTCCAGAGTAGAGGCAAAAGCCCGCACCGTCTCCACATCCACAGTGGATGCGATGTTGATGCCGCACTGACAAACGTAAACGCCTATCTTGACTCCGTTGTCGTTCATCTTGCCACCTCATTCATACTTTCTGCAGTTCACGGAGCAGGCCGTTAACCGGCACGATATTCTGTCGAAGGAGCAGGTCTTCTTCAGGCAGCCCGAAGGCCAGGCCCAGCAACTGGGTCAAAAAGAGCACCGGGATGTGGATATGAACGCCGAGGTGTCGGGAAATATCCCTCTGATACGCGTCCAGATTCATCTGACACATGGGGCAGACGGTCACAATGCAGTCCGCTCCCTGGCTGGCGGCGAGAAGCTCGCCCACCAGGTTCATGCCGATCGCTTTCTCAGTGGTCATCAGAACCCCACCGCAACACTTCGTCTTCCACAGGTAGGGAAATGTCTCAGCCCCCACAGCCTCAATCAGCCCATCCATCGAGGTGGGAAGATAAGGTCCATCATATTCGCCATAGGGTCGCACGGTCTGGCAGCCGTAGTATGGCACAACCTTCAATCCAACAAGTTCATTCTTCACCCTATCGGCCACTGCCTTCACACCGATGTCGTTGGCCACCACATCGAGCAGATGGCGCACCTTGGTTGTTCCAAAGTAGCTCAATCCTGCTGCCCCCAGGATTTCACTCAACTGGCTTTTCAGAGCGGGCTCTCTTTGAAGGCGACGGTTCACCTTGAAGAGGTTCAAGAAACACGAACTGCAACTGGTCACCAGGTCGCGATGTTCCCGCTCTGCCAGAGCGAGATTGCGAGCGGGTAATGCCACAGAGAGCAGATAACTCAAGGACTCAATGGCATTGGCGCCGCAGCAGTTCCAGTCCTCCAGTTCCACAAGTTCGGCGCCGAGTTCTCTCATCACAGCCCTAGCTGAAGTGTCATACCCCCGAGCGGTGGAGAGAAGGCTGCATCCAGGCATATACGAGTACCACATCACCTGGCCTCCAATTCCTCGACCTTACGATAGATCGCCTCT
Encoded proteins:
- a CDS encoding CoB--CoM heterodisulfide reductase iron-sulfur subunit B family protein encodes the protein MWYSYMPGCSLLSTARGYDTSARAVMRELGAELVELEDWNCCGANAIESLSYLLSVALPARNLALAEREHRDLVTSCSSCFLNLFKVNRRLQREPALKSQLSEILGAAGLSYFGTTKVRHLLDVVANDIGVKAVADRVKNELVGLKVVPYYGCQTVRPYGEYDGPYLPTSMDGLIEAVGAETFPYLWKTKCCGGVLMTTEKAIGMNLVGELLAASQGADCIVTVCPMCQMNLDAYQRDISRHLGVHIHIPVLFLTQLLGLAFGLPEEDLLLRQNIVPVNGLLRELQKV